The nucleotide sequence TAACTAAGCACATCGGATGTATGCTGAGAAGAGCAGGAATCTCACgacaaacaacaacatacacagtgtattcccacatattcccacatagtggggtctggggagggtagagtgtaagcagaccataccactacctcaggtgaagtagagaggctgtttccgatagacaccCGGCTTAGGACCGacaacagtataacaaacacaaaacatcaaTGCATATAAACTCGTatagtatgcaaaataaactctCACCGCTAGCCACAGGACAATAAATACTACAGCCACAAGATACCACTaaaaactatctatccgaaaCCATAGACATCATTCAACAACACGAACAAGAGACTTCAGACATAAATAAAGAACGCTCCCCGATTGTTACCGACATACTTCACGACAAAATGAATGTTATTTCTGACTTCTCTTCCCCCTTCCCCCAAAATCCAAGAGTTGTTTTGGTGATCAGGGGGTGGGAAGACAGCAAACTATATGTTTTTCATGTCTCATACtttgaaataaaatgaacaaactaAAAGGAATGTTAGCTAAATATTTACCTCTGCACTGAAGTTCGATGAAGATAATCCTTTACCAACAGTTAGCCAGCCAGATCGAATGTTATGGTCTTCACCAAAGAGCTCAAGCCTTCTCCGGCCAAGTGCAAAATGCTCAATTATACGGTACATATCTTCTGGCTTAGCACTTGATCCTGCATAAGGGGACCAGTAGAAATTCAAAGTGAGCTCAGCCACCGTGCATACCCGGTGCAGGGAGACAATGCAGCATGTTATGTTAAGAAAATCATTTTAGGACAGAATTTAAATTAGCAGAGAGTTTACAAGATTAACAAGATTATGTGAATTTCATGCATCACAGGATAGTTTTAAAACTTCCAAACTTATCCCCATGGAAGCAATAGATAGTTGCATAATttggaaataacaaacaaatcAACGACTGCCATAACTTGAACTACAGGAGAAGAAAACTGATGGGTCACTTAGTTGCAAAGATAAAGAACattttggaataaaataaagaacattTTGGAATAAAATGTGGCTCATCATCGCAGGTAtggttgaattttaaattttggtcCAGGATTATTTGTATTCCACTGTGGTAGTATTATTTACACCACAATCGCGGTAGGATTATTTTTACACCGCATTCAATAATCCCGGAATAAAACAACAAAATGACACATTTGCCCTTCCCCAAAGGTCTTCTTCCAAAGTTTTTAAAGAAAGccaatattaaaatttaaataagtcTTTCCTATTTTATCCAGAGTAAAACCAAACACATTTATATTATACCTGATATATGAGATCCTATTTCCAGTCCAATGAACCAAATATCTACCAATTAAAGTATATCTCCATGTATCATAATCCTGACATTATAATCTCAATAGAACTTGTTCACGAACCAAACAACCACATAAGTTTTTAATCAAGATCCATGTATCATAATCCCCACAATATAATCTTAATAGAACTTGTTCAAACACCAAATGACCACATAAGTTTTTGTTCAAGATGTGTTCATACAGATTTCTGGTAAAACTCCAGGTTTCCACTGAAAGGCATATCCAACGCCAAAACCAGCTGAAAGTATAAATAATGCCCAAATTTATAGTGAAAGGAGCAATTCATAAGACAGAATCTCCACCCCATCAGTCTCTCAGCCTTTACAACCCCCCAACCCTTTTTGCCCTGCAATGGAAGGTAACTAGCTCTTGCCTTAGCTGAGACTTAAGGGTGATGACAATAAAAACCTAACACTAAGAACCTACTGTGGTGCTAGACAGAACAAGTGGTAAAATTGAGGTGATATTAGATGGGATTGCAGTGCCTAAATGCAAACAACTAAGATATTTAGGCTCTTTATTCCAGGAGAAAGGAATGATAGATGAAGATGTTACTCAAAGAATCAAAAATCGGATGGTTGAAATGGAGAAGTGATACAACGGTGTTATGTGATTAATCATAGAAGTATGTTTACCAATGTAAAAGGTAAGTTCTCTAGAAAATTTATAACACGAAAAATGTGAATGTTGGGCAGCTTAACACATCCGGGAAAGGAATGTCGCAAATATGTGGATGTTAAAATGAATGTGTAGGCATACAAGATTAAACAATAATAGAGATGATCACATTCACAAGAAGGTTCAAGTAGTCCATTCACGTTCTGCACCGATGGCCGGTCCATAAATTCATGGTGAGTAAAGATGTTAAAACAGGATGAGGCAAATCTAAAACCACATGAAATAAAGTTTCCTCAAAAGACCTGCAATTTTTGGGGCGCCATGCAGACGTAGAAAAAGATATGGCACAATGGAAGAGAAAGATTTATATAAGTATATTACTTAAAAATATGTTTTAGATGATAGCACTTTTATTATAGGTCCTATGCATTCTAGGAGTGGTTTAGTCTTTCAAAGATTTATACATTTAGAAGATATATAGAGCTTCTGATaagtttttatttgtatttgcataATATTGGCATGAGATGAGTTTAAATGAAGGACCGTGTGGTCAGGAAGATTCATAATTTCATACAACCGACCCCAAATTGTTTGGGGCTGAGGCATAGTTGTTGTTGCCATAGGTCAGCCTCAGTAGCTCTATCACTATCTTACTTATATATGAGAACAAACAACTGGAAAGTGGATGACAGAAGCAACATGCAGTCAATTTCTGCGATCCTATATTTCACAATTAACATTTCTACTCTGCACAAAGCAAACCAAAAATCTATAGACAGAGTGCCTGTAATGAGAAAGAACCTACCATAAGGAGGCTCCTCGGCAATAATCACATCTGTGTCAATATTCGCATGAATTATATGGCCATCAGTACTACGACGAACAGTTCCCTTTATGCCCAAAAGGCAGTGCTCCTATACCATGACAGGAGCAGCAGAGTGTAAGTTGCATATGATGGAAAAATAGAGACACAGTGAAAATGAGTGGACAAGTTATGAACCTTTGAATGTTGCAATAAAGTATGGGAATCATGCCGTAATCCTGGAGTTGCAttggttttgtttgttttcaCCCAACATATGTCCTCACATCTGCGGAATCCCCACTGCAGAATGGagagaaaaaagttcaaaaataatcaCAACGATCTAATATTGAAAACTGCAACCAACAGATGCATCTGATTGTGATTGTTGTGCTCATCAATGGGGCAGCAGCAGAATGAAGATATCAAAAGCAGCAATCAACACATTCATGACCATAAAGTGTTGCTCAAATTGTTTAAACTACATACCTTCTTCAGACATTGGCGCCCTTGCTCAAGCCCCACACCATCACCAACCCAAAGGAAAACAAAAGATGGAGTGTCAGCGATTGCCTGAGAATAGACAGTTCAGACCAGCTTAAGGCTCGGAACGGGGAAGCTGACAGTACAAAGTGAAGAACCAACTACTATGCAGTCATTTAAAAAAAGTTCAAAGAATAACAATATAAGTCAAAATAAAAGTTGCTAACAAGTAATAACACAACAAAATTTGCACCTGATCCTATTCGAAAGCAACAGTAGAAGTATTTAGAGTAAGGAACCAGGTTGACGTGCAAAAGTCATACCTCAATTTTGAGATTCATTATTTCCTCAAATGTCCAGTATGCCATATGGTCAGTGACACCAGGAGCTCGATGAGCATATTCCTCCCACGGGGGATCTATTAGAATGACATCAAATTTGGTACCAAAAAACTCCGGGGAGAGCTCCTGCTCATGTAGGTCACATTTGTAATACATGGGAGCCGAAGAGGATTTGACAACAATCTCATCCTTCCTTTGAATAAGTTCTCGAAGCTTGGGATAGTCCTCAATGACACTGGTAAGCTCTAGTTCCCTGATGAAATTTTGGGGCCTCGTGCCAGTGTCTACAAAATTTTGGGAGTAATCATTCTGCTCACCCCTAGAAGGAGCTTTGCCAGGTGGTGCATTAATTCGAGGAGAAGGCATCCAACCTGCATTAGCTTTATCTTTAACCTGTCCACGGCCCCCTGGTATTAGCACATTAAAACTTGGACCAGACATGTTAGGTGGTGCCCCTCTTCCAAGGCCTGGTTGATTAAAATACATTGCATGATTTGGCAGATTCCCCAAGTTAAGGGGAAATACAGGCCCAGGCAGAACAGGTGGAAGTCCAGGTGGAACACCTAGCATATTTATCTCAGCACCTCGGGCTCCAGGCCAAACCACAGGAGACGAAAATGGAGGAATGAAAACACCAGGGGACATAGGAGGACCAGGAGCAGGTGACATGTTAGGAGCTAAAGATTGCACAGATCCAGGTGACGGCATTCCAAGTGGTCCAAAAGGTGATCCCATCATTGGCATTGGTGGTCCGAACTGGTGGCCATCCCTTCCTGTAGGCCTCCCTCTTCCTCCTCTCCCAGTCCTACCTCCTTTAGAACCTATTGGAACAGCTCTATTGAAGGCAGATGGTTCCTGGTTTACAGCTGGAGGTTCTGAACTGGAAGTTTGGCCCCAGGCAGCTCGAGTAGGTGCATCTCCTTTCTGGGCCCTTGATTCAATCTCATCCTTATATGAACCGTCACCTGATGTATCCCTTAAATCTTGACCAGATTGGCCTGACCAATTCATGTTTCTTCCCCTGCCTTCCCAGGGAAAAGCATGGTTCTCATCATCTGGAAGTGGTTTTGCATCACAACCCTGATTAACTTCAGTTGTTCTTGCTGCAGAAGATATGGCCTCCTCCCTACCATAGTCAAATGGCCTAGTTTGAATCTCTATGACATCATAATTCTCATTTGAAATTCCATATTTCGATGAAGTTTTCAAAGCTTCTGTCCTATTCCCATCTTTCCTACCACCAGAACGAGGCCTTTCATTGTCAATCCAACCACGTCTGGGTATTTCCCACTCTCTGCCATGTTCATAAGGTGCCTCACCTTCTTTCATATCCTTGTCAAAAAAGTTCCCTTGCCTTCTCTTCCACCCATCTTTCGAACCATCCCGACCTCTGTTTCTATCACTCCAGCCATCATCCCTTCCCTTCGATTTATCATCTCTCACACCATCTTTTACTAGTTCTTTCCTCCTTAAGGTATCTCGTTTTTCATATTCCATCTCTATGCTTTCTGAGTCGTAACGGCGCCTTCCACTCCTCTCAGGTGTTCTGGACCTATCGGAAGAGTCCAACTCCCTCCTATTTCTCTCTCGCACCCATGAACCGCGGTCATCACCTGCTACCACAGACTTTTCACGGCTTTCATCCATTGGACGACTTGCGGCACTTGTTATCTGTCTATGCTCAACCCTCTCCATGCTCAATTTATCTTCTCGTATAGAAGATATTCCACCATTGTCTTCCTCTATAGCATACAACCTGCCTTTCTTATTCCTCTCGCAGTCAATTCTTGTCTCGTCACTTTCCgggtatttattatttttgtctccATTTGAACTTTTAAGGTCATCCAACAGCACATGATCCTTTTCTCTGGTGCTGTCCTTTCTTTCTAAAGGTCTAGAATCCCTTTCCAGTGGATTTTCAGAGTCCCCACCTAGAAGCTTCTCACTTTTACCTTTATTTCTTGTCTGGGAACCATCACCATCAGAAAACCTTGAACTTGATTTCTTTCTGACACCCTCATTAGCTAGTCCTCTGTCCCCTGTTTTGTCTCCAT is from Capsicum annuum cultivar UCD-10X-F1 chromosome 5, UCD10Xv1.1, whole genome shotgun sequence and encodes:
- the LOC107871490 gene encoding N6-adenosine-methyltransferase non-catalytic subunit MTB, yielding MTSPEQLRSYSKQGNPDLKFDDDWEGDDKRKYRSSKSRSGNSEEPEGLDSNGRRRSTVDRNESRKRSAESSKVDIDGDDYETENDLRSKLTKRNQGENTLETLSNWYRDGELGGKYDNGDKTGDRGLANEGVRKKSSSRFSDGDGSQTRNKGKSEKLLGGDSENPLERDSRPLERKDSTREKDHVLLDDLKSSNGDKNNKYPESDETRIDCERNKKGRLYAIEEDNGGISSIREDKLSMERVEHRQITSAASRPMDESREKSVVAGDDRGSWVRERNRRELDSSDRSRTPERSGRRRYDSESIEMEYEKRDTLRRKELVKDGVRDDKSKGRDDGWSDRNRGRDGSKDGWKRRQGNFFDKDMKEGEAPYEHGREWEIPRRGWIDNERPRSGGRKDGNRTEALKTSSKYGISNENYDVIEIQTRPFDYGREEAISSAARTTEVNQGCDAKPLPDDENHAFPWEGRGRNMNWSGQSGQDLRDTSGDGSYKDEIESRAQKGDAPTRAAWGQTSSSEPPAVNQEPSAFNRAVPIGSKGGRTGRGGRGRPTGRDGHQFGPPMPMMGSPFGPLGMPSPGSVQSLAPNMSPAPGPPMSPGVFIPPFSSPVVWPGARGAEINMLGVPPGLPPVLPGPVFPLNLGNLPNHAMYFNQPGLGRGAPPNMSGPSFNVLIPGGRGQVKDKANAGWMPSPRINAPPGKAPSRGEQNDYSQNFVDTGTRPQNFIRELELTSVIEDYPKLRELIQRKDEIVVKSSSAPMYYKCDLHEQELSPEFFGTKFDVILIDPPWEEYAHRAPGVTDHMAYWTFEEIMNLKIEAIADTPSFVFLWVGDGVGLEQGRQCLKKWGFRRCEDICWVKTNKTNATPGLRHDSHTLLQHSKEHCLLGIKGTVRRSTDGHIIHANIDTDVIIAEEPPYGSSAKPEDMYRIIEHFALGRRRLELFGEDHNIRSGWLTVGKGLSSSNFSAESYVKNFADKDGKVWQGGGGRNPPPDAPHLIVTTPEIEALRPKSPMKNQQQMQHQSMTTANSSNKRPAGNSPQNNNNSQNGNQEASSSNIPNSGPWVSPMENFPGREDGHMISDNRLFDMYGYNAAFRQTNTDFL